The following DNA comes from Bradyrhizobium sp. SK17.
GGAGAGCGCCATGATCTCGGGCAGATAGGATGATATCACCACCACCGCCTTGCCCTCATCGGCAAGCTGGTTGATCAGCTCGTGGATCTCGACGATGGCGCCGACGTCGACGCCGCGGGTCGGCTCGTCGAAGATGATCAGCTCGGGTTCCTGCACCAGCGATTTGGCGATCACCACCTTCTGCTGGTTGCCGCCTGACAGCTCGACCACCTTGGCCTCGTCGCCGATCGCACGGACCTTGAGCCGCTGGGTCCAGGTCTTGCCGACCGTGTTGGTCTCGCGCCGCGACAGCAGCATCCGTCCCGCGGGAAACTTGGAGAGCAGGCCGAGATAGATGTTGCGGGCGATCGAGGCAGTCTCGAAGAAGCCCTCGACTTTGCGATCCTCGGTGACATAGGCGATGCCGGCCTTGACCGCCGGCGCCGGCACCCGGTAGCGCACCGGCTTGTCGTGCAGCAGGATCTCGCCGCCATGGAAGAAGTCGCGCTTCAACACGCCGGATACGATCTTGAAGGTCTCGGTGCGGCCCGCGCCGACCAGGCCGAACACGCCGGTGATCTGGCCGGCGAACACCGACAGCGAATTGTTCTTCACCATCGGCGCCATCTTGAGATTCTGCACCGTGAGCACCCGCGCACCGGCCGGCCGGACGCTGGCCTTCCGCGCGCCGTACAGCGTGTTGGAGAGGTCGCGGCCGACCATCGCCTGGACGATCGCCGCGCGGTCGAACTTCGCGGCGTCGTCGGTGACGACGTGCTTGCCGTCGCGCAGCACCGTGATGCGGTCGGCGAGCAGCAGGGCTTCCTCCAGCGCGTGCGAGATGAAGATGATCGAGACGCCGCGCTTCTTCAGGTCGCGGACCAGGTCGAAGAAATACTTCTTCTCCTCCGGCGTCAGCGATGCCGTCGGTTCATCGAAGATGATGACCTTGGCCTTGTGCAGGACTGCGCGGGCGATCTCCACCATCTGCTTCTTGGCGGCGCCGAGCCCGCTCACGGTCGCGGTTGGCGTCACGTCGAAATTGAGCGATTGCAGGAATTGCTGGGCGGCGATGTAGATGCCGCGCAGCCGGTTGTAGAATTTCTCCTGCCCGAGAAACAGGTTTTGCGCCACCGTCATGGTCGGCACCAGGCTGTTCTCCTGGAACACCATCGCGATGCCGAGATTGCGCGCCTCGAGCGGCGTGCGTGGCGCGACGTCGGAGCCGTCGACCGTCATGCTGCCCGAGGTCAAGGTCACGACGCCGGCCATCACCTTGGTCAGCGTCGACTTGCCGGCGCCGTTCTCGCCGACCAGCGCGTGGATCTCGCCGCGGCGGAGATCGAAGTCGACACCCTCGATCGCGGGCACGCCGGCATAGAGCTTGGTCGCCTTGCGCAGGGACAGCATGGTGTCGCTCATGAGCCTGTCTCCTCGGCAAGCCCGGCAACGGGCAGTTTCAGCACGCGGCCCGGTCCCTTGGCGATCAGCACGAGGTCACCGCCCAGTTCGAGCGCCGCAACGACGCCGTGATTGATGCCGTCGACCCGGCTGTGCAGCGAATAGAGCGGCTTGCCGTCTTCCCCGAGCCGGATCACGAGGCCGTAGGAACGCGGCGGCGCCCATGGCTTGATGACGCCCATCGTCTTGATGTGCGCGCCCTGCATCGGCTCCTTGAAGGAGAACCCCGAGCGCAGCCGCGGCGCCACCCAATAGGCCGGGTCGATCTCGGCCATCATGCGGCGCCGATAGGCCGGCTCGCGCAGCACGAACTCGACCAGCTGGGTGCGAGCGGTGAACGCGGTGAGCCAGTAGCCGCCGCCCGCGGCTTTTGACAGCCGCGACGGATAGACCGGCAGGTGACCGAGCACGATCTGCGGCGGCCTGCCATCCGCGACGAGCACGAGACGATGCCGCCAGCTCTCGCTGACCAGCACGCCATCGCCACGCGCGCAGGCGCCGAAGGCGTAGCCGAGTCTTGACGCCAGTGGCTTGACCGATCTGGTCCCGGGATCGAGCCGGAACACGCGGCCGTTGCGGTTCAGCTCCATCAGGTCGCGCGCCCAGTCGTCGACGCCGCAGGTCGACGAGCCGTCGGTCGCGATCAACGTCCCGTCATCTGCGAGCGTCAACGCATTGATCGCATTGAAGGCAGTATCGCTGAACGTCACGTTCGGCTCACGCGACGTTGGATCGGCATAGAGGCGCACCTCCCGGCCGCCGAGCGCGACGGCGATGCCGCCGTCGGCGAGTGTACAGAGCGCCGAGATCGGCTGCTCGAAGCTGCGCAGCTCGGTCGCGGCACTGCCGTCGAGCCGCAGCAGGCGGTGGCCGTCGGCGACATAGAGATTGCGGCCGTCGGTCGCGAGGTCCTCAAGCGCCTCGCCTTCCAGCAAGGTGGTTGCGGCCTCCAGCTTCTGGTTCGGCTTGAGCGCGCCATCGAACGACGGCACGGTGATGGTGGCCTCGCCACGGCCGAGGAAGCGGTTGGCGAATTCCCTGACGGCCGCGATCACGACAGCTTCCCCCAGCGCTTGTCATACTGCACGAAGTTCGGGTCGGCGTTCGTCAGCTTGTAGCGGCCGATCCGGTTGTTCATGATGCCGCCGAGATAGAGATAGCCGCGATGCTCGCGCATCGAGGTGATCATCGGATGGTTCTCGCCGCGCAGGTCCCAGAACGATTCGAGGATCTTGCCCTGCTCGTTGAACTTGACGACGCAGCCGGTGTTGATGTTCGGGAACAGCCATTCATCGACCGGCACGCGCTTGGCCATGCGGCGGCGGAAGCCCGGCATCTTCCAGGCGAGATCGAGCGAGGGGCTGCGCATGCCGACCAGCGCCAGCCAGTAATTGCCGTCGGAGGCGAGATTGATGTTGTCGGGATAGCCCGGCAGATTGTCCATCACCACCTCGACCTGGCCTTTCTTCGGCCCGGCGAACCACAGCCGCTTGATCGAGCAGCCGAAGGTTTCGGCGAACAGGATCGACTGACCGTCGCTGGCGACGCAGATGCCGTTGGGGAATTTGAGGCCGCGCAGCGCCGTGTGCGTCGTGCCGGTCTTGGTGTCGTAGCAGATGATGCGACCGTTGCCGCGGGCCTCGAGGCCGTCGATCGGCCATTCGTCCATCTCGTAGCGGACGGTTGCTTCGGAGAAGAAGATCAGGCCGTCATCGGTGATGTCGAGGTCGTCGGCCAGCCGCAGGCGGCTGTCGTCGTTGACCGAATGCATGCTGCGGTTGGTCTCGTCGGTCGCCTTCTCCACGGTGCCGTCGGGCTTGATGCGGTAGAGGCCCATGCCGCCGATGCAGACATAGAGATTGTCCTGGCGGTCGAACGCCATGCCGAGCGGCTGGCCGCCGATATGGGCGAATACCTCCATCCGCTGATAATCCGGTGCGAGGAAGCGCATGATGTCGCCGTGGCGCGAGCCGGCATAGAGATTGTCGTGGCGATCGAGGATCACGTCCTCCGGCGCCTCGATGCGGCCGAGCCCGATCAGTTCGACATCGCGCAGTTTGTCGTTCTGCTCGAACGGGCCGCCCTGGCCGATCTCGGTCGGCGGGGGCGGCGGCAGCGCGTGATAGGTCGGCGCGACGTAGACCTTGCTGATGATGCGGGTGCGGTTCTTCTGCCAGCGGATATCGACCATCGCGGCGACCAGCAGGATGCCGGCGAGCGCCATGCGGTTGATGCCGCCGCGCGCATTGAGCGTGGTCAGGCCGTTGGTGATCAGCAGCACGATCAGCACGCCGACCAGCGATTTGGCGACCGAGCCCTTGCCGCCGCCGAGCGTGATGCCGCCGAGCACGGTCGCGGTCAGCACGATCACCTCGAGGCCGACGCCGATGTCGCCGCCGACGGTGCCGAGCCGCGCCGCGAAGAACAGCGCCGCGATGCTGGTCAGCACGCCGCTTGCGACGTAGCAGAGCGCGATGGTGCGGCGGACCGGAATGCCGGAATTGTAGGCCGAGCGGCGCGAGCCGCCGATCGCCGTGATGTGCCAGCCCGGGCGCAGCCGGGTCATGAAGATGTGGCCGAAGATCGCGATCGCGATATAGACCAGCGCGACGCTCGGAATACCGAACACGTCGCCGCCACCGATGAAATTCCAGGACGGGATGTCAGGAAAGGCGGCTGCGATCGAATTGGAGTAGCGCTGGATCAAGAGATCGAACGCCGAACGGTAGATAATCAACGTGATCAGCGTGGTGATGAAGGCACGAAGCCGCAGATATCCGATCAGGATGCCGTTGACGGCGCCGAGCAGCGCGCCGCAGGCGAGGGTGGCGACCACCACCGCTGGCACCGGCCAGTTCAGCACGTCGAGCAGATAGAGCGCGCAGAAATCGGTCAGCGCGAAGATCGAGCCGACCGACAGATCGATGCCGCCGACGATGACCACCAGCGCCATGCCGAGCCCGATGAAGCCGATCTCGCCGGCCTGCCGCGCGGTGTCGGCGAGGCTCGACGGCGACAGGAAGTGGTCGATGGAGCGGCTCAGCGCGAAGCCGACGATCAGGAGCAGGATCACCGGAATTGCGGTCTCGGTCCATCGCTTGGACAGGATCTCGCCGAGGAGATAATCCGGCCAGTAGCGGTAACGCAGGCTCGTCAAGGTGTCGCGCATCGGCATTCCAGCAAACTGTTTGATTTCGGGAGATCGACGTCCCGGGCGAGTGGGCCGGGGACGTCGAGCGGGAATGGCCGGACTATTTCTTCAGGTCGCTGAGATTCCAGCACGCGGTCTGACTGTCCGCATTCTCCTTGGTGATCGGAATCAGGGTCGTGTATTCCGATCCCTTGACCGAGCCGGCCTTGGCGCCCGACGACAGCAGCCATTTGATCGTGCCGGCCATCTGCGCGGCCTGGGTCGGCACGTCGTAGCTCAGGTTGAGGTCGAAGGCGCCGGACTTGACGAGTTCGCAGGCGCCCTTGCGTTCGCCGCCGCCGGAAGTCGCGACGAACACCTTGCCGGTCAGGCCGGCTTCCTTCACTGCGGCCGCGGTGCCGATGTCCATGCCGTCCCAGAAGCCGACGATGCCGCAAAGATCGGGATTCTGCTTCAGCACGGTCTGGGTGATCGCCTTGGCCTTTGCGGCATCCCAGTCGGCGGCCTGGCTCGACACCACCTTGATCTCCGGATGCTTGGCGAGCACGTTCTCGACGCCCTTCAGCGTGTAGGCGCTGGCGGCCGCCGAGAGCGCGCCTTGCACGATGGCGATCTTGTTCGACTTGCCCTGGCACGCCTTGACCACGGCCTCGGTGTCCTTCTCGCCGATCTCGATCCAGTTGGCGCCGACGAAGGCCGAAGAGCGGTAGGCCGAGCCCATGTTGATCTGGATCACGTAGATGCCTTCGTTCTCGGCGCGTTGCAGCAGCTTGGCGTAGGTCTGCACGTCCGGATTGTGGATCACCATCACGGCCGGCTTCTCCGAGATCAGCGAGGTCACCGCCTGCGCGCCGGCATTGGTGTTCCAGTTCGGATCGCGGATTTCGAACTTCACGCCGAACGGTTCGAGCTCCTTCTTCAAGCCGGCGTACCAGCCTTCGGTGAGGTCGAAGTTCATCGCCACCGGAACGTAGGCCACCGTCTTGCCGGCGAGGGCCTCCTTGAACGGCTTCTGGAACGGCTCGTCCAGGCCTTGCTGGGCGATGGCGGGTGCGGCGATGGCCGCGAGCCCGAGTGCCGCGGCGATCACCTTTGCAGTCCTGACAGCGTGTCTCATTGCTTCCTCCTTGCTCGTGATTGAGGTTTCCGTGGCTTGGTTCAGATGTCGCCCTGCTGTGCGGTTTCTTCGTTGCGCGGATTCAGGAATGAATCCGTGATGACGGCGAGCAGCAGGACGACGCCCTTGACGAGGTTCTGGCCGGCGTAGGAGATGTCCATGATGGTCATGCCGTTGAGCATGGTGCCGATCAGCAGCGTGCCGATGATGACGTTGAGCACGCCGCCGCGGCCGCCGGACAGGCCGATGCCGCCGAGCACGACGACCAGGATGACGTCGTAGATCAGGGTCGAATTGAAGATGCGGGTCGGCATCGAGTTGACGGAGGCCGCCATCACCAGGCCCGCGAAGCAGCCGATCAGTGCCGCGACGACATATTGCAGCACGATGATCGGGCGTGAAGGGATGCCGGTGACGCGGGCCGCGTAGGGATTGTCGCCGATCGCATAGATATAGGCGCCCCAGCGTGTCTGGCGCAGCAGGAAGGCCACCACCACGCAGGCGATCGCGAACATCACGATCGAGGTCGGGATGCCGAGGATGGTGCCCTGTCCGAGCCGCTCGAAGCCCTTCATGCCGTCGCTCCACTGCACGACGTCGAGCTGAAACAGCGCGGCCTGCCCGAGGCCGGCGAGCAGCAGGCCGGTCGCCAGCGTCGCGAACAGCGAAGGGACCTCGGCATAGGCGATCAGCCAGCCATTGACCAGGCCGAACGCGATCGTCAGCAGTACGGCGGTCAACAGCGAGGCCGGCAGCGAGTGGCCGTTCTGCACCATTTGAAGCACGAGCCCCGGCGGCACCGCGAGCGCTGCGATCAGCGAGATGTCGATGCCGCGCCCGATCACGACGATCGCCATGGCAAGTCCGAGGATGCCGAGCACGGCGACGTTTTGCAGCAGCGTCAGCATGTTTTCCGCCGTCAGGAAGCCGCGCAGGAAAATCGAGAACGCCAGGAAGAGGACGGCGAATACGGCGAAGACGATCTCCTGTTGATTGAACCGCAATCGCTTCATTGCCTCGTCCTTCCTGCTGCTATGGGTGCGCCGTTTGCCGGGACCTCGTGCGGGAGCCGGTCGCGACGCGGCTGGGTCGTGTCCTGCCCGCGACCGCCGCATCGACGAACGCACCGACAGTGTCGATGTAGGCCTCGATCGACGTGCCGCGCCTGCGGTACTTCGCGCGCTTGACGTACCAGTCCTGCAACAGCGGCTTGATCAGCGAGGCCGTCAGCGTGACCTGATCGATCGCGAACGCGCCGCTGGCGACACCCTGCTTGAGCACGTCGGCGATGATCTTCTCGGTCATCACCTCCATCTCGATGGCGCGCTGGCGTTCCGCGGGCGGAAACGATTTCGCTTCCATGAAGGAGAACACGAACCAGGGCTGCATCGCCTCGCTCATGCGAACATGGGTCGCGATGATCCAGTGCAGATGCTTGCGGGCATCCTGCTTGACGTTGGCGGGCGGTGCGGTGAGGACCTCCGCGGCGGTCTCGGCGACCTCGCCGAGGATCATCGACAGCAATGTCGGCTTGCTGTCGAAGTAGGTATAGAGACCGCCCATGCTGAGGCCGGACGCTTCCGCCAGCTGGCGCAGCGTGGTGGCGTGAAAGCCGTGCTTGTTGGACAGCGTGAGCGTCGCGCCGATGATGCGCGCCAGGTTTGGAACGGCGAGATGCGTTTTCTGGACCCGGATGGAATCCCGATGCCGTTCGAGGATCCGTGCGCAAAGCACGTCCATAGCGAACGCATTCGTCCCCGGCCGCTGGCGCGCGAGACCCAAATTGCCTCCCTGGCTATGCTTCCGGACCGTTTCATTTTCTTGACCGGTCCGGGCTGGGCTTTACGCCCTTGCTCAATTCCTAGCGCACGAAGCGGCGGTCGGAAAAGGGGGATCAGCAAAT
Coding sequences within:
- a CDS encoding sugar ABC transporter ATP-binding protein, which produces MSDTMLSLRKATKLYAGVPAIEGVDFDLRRGEIHALVGENGAGKSTLTKVMAGVVTLTSGSMTVDGSDVAPRTPLEARNLGIAMVFQENSLVPTMTVAQNLFLGQEKFYNRLRGIYIAAQQFLQSLNFDVTPTATVSGLGAAKKQMVEIARAVLHKAKVIIFDEPTASLTPEEKKYFFDLVRDLKKRGVSIIFISHALEEALLLADRITVLRDGKHVVTDDAAKFDRAAIVQAMVGRDLSNTLYGARKASVRPAGARVLTVQNLKMAPMVKNNSLSVFAGQITGVFGLVGAGRTETFKIVSGVLKRDFFHGGEILLHDKPVRYRVPAPAVKAGIAYVTEDRKVEGFFETASIARNIYLGLLSKFPAGRMLLSRRETNTVGKTWTQRLKVRAIGDEAKVVELSGGNQQKVVIAKSLVQEPELIIFDEPTRGVDVGAIVEIHELINQLADEGKAVVVISSYLPEIMALSDRILVSRQGKVVEEFSAVEATEEKIMYAAIH
- a CDS encoding SMP-30/gluconolactonase/LRE family protein: MPMRDTLTSLRYRYWPDYLLGEILSKRWTETAIPVILLLIVGFALSRSIDHFLSPSSLADTARQAGEIGFIGLGMALVVIVGGIDLSVGSIFALTDFCALYLLDVLNWPVPAVVVATLACGALLGAVNGILIGYLRLRAFITTLITLIIYRSAFDLLIQRYSNSIAAAFPDIPSWNFIGGGDVFGIPSVALVYIAIAIFGHIFMTRLRPGWHITAIGGSRRSAYNSGIPVRRTIALCYVASGVLTSIAALFFAARLGTVGGDIGVGLEVIVLTATVLGGITLGGGKGSVAKSLVGVLIVLLITNGLTTLNARGGINRMALAGILLVAAMVDIRWQKNRTRIISKVYVAPTYHALPPPPPTEIGQGGPFEQNDKLRDVELIGLGRIEAPEDVILDRHDNLYAGSRHGDIMRFLAPDYQRMEVFAHIGGQPLGMAFDRQDNLYVCIGGMGLYRIKPDGTVEKATDETNRSMHSVNDDSRLRLADDLDITDDGLIFFSEATVRYEMDEWPIDGLEARGNGRIICYDTKTGTTHTALRGLKFPNGICVASDGQSILFAETFGCSIKRLWFAGPKKGQVEVVMDNLPGYPDNINLASDGNYWLALVGMRSPSLDLAWKMPGFRRRMAKRVPVDEWLFPNINTGCVVKFNEQGKILESFWDLRGENHPMITSMREHRGYLYLGGIMNNRIGRYKLTNADPNFVQYDKRWGKLS
- a CDS encoding sugar ABC transporter substrate-binding protein, which encodes MRHAVRTAKVIAAALGLAAIAAPAIAQQGLDEPFQKPFKEALAGKTVAYVPVAMNFDLTEGWYAGLKKELEPFGVKFEIRDPNWNTNAGAQAVTSLISEKPAVMVIHNPDVQTYAKLLQRAENEGIYVIQINMGSAYRSSAFVGANWIEIGEKDTEAVVKACQGKSNKIAIVQGALSAAASAYTLKGVENVLAKHPEIKVVSSQAADWDAAKAKAITQTVLKQNPDLCGIVGFWDGMDIGTAAAVKEAGLTGKVFVATSGGGERKGACELVKSGAFDLNLSYDVPTQAAQMAGTIKWLLSSGAKAGSVKGSEYTTLIPITKENADSQTACWNLSDLKK
- a CDS encoding ABC transporter permease, yielding MKRLRFNQQEIVFAVFAVLFLAFSIFLRGFLTAENMLTLLQNVAVLGILGLAMAIVVIGRGIDISLIAALAVPPGLVLQMVQNGHSLPASLLTAVLLTIAFGLVNGWLIAYAEVPSLFATLATGLLLAGLGQAALFQLDVVQWSDGMKGFERLGQGTILGIPTSIVMFAIACVVVAFLLRQTRWGAYIYAIGDNPYAARVTGIPSRPIIVLQYVVAALIGCFAGLVMAASVNSMPTRIFNSTLIYDVILVVVLGGIGLSGGRGGVLNVIIGTLLIGTMLNGMTIMDISYAGQNLVKGVVLLLAVITDSFLNPRNEETAQQGDI
- a CDS encoding TetR/AcrR family transcriptional regulator, which codes for MDVLCARILERHRDSIRVQKTHLAVPNLARIIGATLTLSNKHGFHATTLRQLAEASGLSMGGLYTYFDSKPTLLSMILGEVAETAAEVLTAPPANVKQDARKHLHWIIATHVRMSEAMQPWFVFSFMEAKSFPPAERQRAIEMEVMTEKIIADVLKQGVASGAFAIDQVTLTASLIKPLLQDWYVKRAKYRRRGTSIEAYIDTVGAFVDAAVAGRTRPSRVATGSRTRSRQTAHP